DNA from Danaus plexippus chromosome 6, MEX_DaPlex, whole genome shotgun sequence:
ATATGCTGATGTGATTAACTCAAGTGAAATTCCAAAAAGATACTCCCATACTTAGatcctttaaaaaatgttaaacacAGATGCAGACATCGCAGACGAGCCGGCGCGGCGCGGCCAGAACAGGACGAAGGACAAGAGGAAAAGGGATCACGAGACAAAGCACGCGAGGAAAAGAGATCACGTAATAAAGCACGCGAGGAAAGGAGATCACGAAATAAAGCACGCGAGGAAAGGAGATCACGAAATAAAGCACGCGCGAGGAAAAGGGATCACGCATTCGACCGCCAGAGGTCGCATATTAATGTGGAATGTTTATGGTTCTACCGCTTTATTTTACTCCCATcaaatattgttacaataaaacaacactaatgaaataatagaatttgAAGCTCGAGTTGCAAATGCATCACGAATCGCTCAGATGTTGCCGATACTACTTGTGTTACGACTCGCGATCGATTCTGTCTAGTGATTTTATTGATTGACTTAAACATTGATATAGGTTAGTTTAATTGATTCACCTTTGTACAGCCGAATGTTCTAATGCATGGAACGCAATTAAGCtcttctatttataatttaattgaagtttACTATGAAGACACTGGTGCATGGCGTAACATCGAGAAGCTCTTGAAATTtacgcaaaaaaaaacaaacgttatgcaaaatatttttttatcttaattattgataattcGTCTAtcgtttcattaatatttaagttgaacaataatatcaatggcttctatatttgataataatttttttgtttattatcagtgttatatatttgtggAATACTAGAAAAAATGTCATATAGAGTACACTTTCACGTTGGAAGAAGACCGCCCGCACACAAAGGCTATTGTCGCCACTGCTTTCAACCGCGAGGTAACATTGTGCTGGATTAGTCTCGGCGCCGGATCTCGACATATACCTTCCATATGCCTTCCATTTTGTTGTGACAGAACACTAGCGCCGACACAGACGCCGTTGTTTGCATTATGCTACGTGCCTTGACATATCTTTGAGACGCCGCCTATCCTTTATGAGACTGAGCATTAAACTTTACAGTTATACATCTTATGTGTTAATGTTTTAAGTGTGATGTGGTCGTAATGTCCCATtagtattttgaaatgttaattatttaaatttttccacGTGCCAGTAAATATGTTGCCATTTGACGGACCGTCCGCCGATGTAGAGAGGTCTTTGTTACTGGCGATGTCTTATACATAATACCTATTATTAAGGTTTTTGGGTTGAtccatcaaattataatttattatattgttttcttaCTCTCATGTTATTATCGGACTGTACGTGtgtaacattttgttaataacattgtataatttatattgtgacagtgtttctattaaaatttatatataattaattgattacatatatttgaagaaaatGCGGTGAGAAGATGATTAGCGGTTAAACATAACAGCGTTGTTTTCGCTAGCAAGCAAATCGACTTGAACGCGAAAAACAAAAGGTAACAGGTTCGACTCCTGCtcgtgtatttttttcattctgcATCTTatctgttaattttatatcaacagtaagtgttttattaaatataagtcaaTATAATCTTAACTAATTTACTATAGGTATATGAAGTTACAAAGGAGGTAACTTAAAATCTCTCTttggtatatttaatatctcgcCCTAAGTAATAATAGATGTAAGATGAAAAATGAAGGCTTCTATGTCTTGCAtcacacttaatttttttccaactttatgtattatgtactaagcgtttttgtttattattttaaactatactatcgacgtttcggttactttgcagcaaccgtgaccacgggcggatgaaggaaaataataaaaggcgcgtattaaatctgaaaatataagttttatttaaatgaaaaattgtgAAAATCTTACATCCtattacaattttcttaaCGTTTCTTTGGTTAGAAGCTATAAAGCTGAATTTGaaatacgtaatttttttttgataatttctgTTCTGCTATTAAAAAACCTCATAGGCGCGATTCtttttgaattattgaattaatgtaaattatttttcatcatgGAAATTGGAATATCAAGCCTAAAAAATGAAGGAACCTAAGATTATTGACGTCATTGGGTAACCAGGTTACGCGAATATTGAAAAGCAGTAGGATATAGATATAACCTACCTATGTACTATCGTTTATGGAGTTAGGAAATAGTGTatggtaaaatatattagtctaTTCGAAAACGATATTAATCTAggattattcataataaacaaattataatttaaataattatttagcatttttacttttaacactATATTTTCAATCtctatataactattaaaaattactaaattctAAGAAGCATTATGATACATTATGCTAGTGAAGTTACttgataagaattaaatttgaattttttaacatttttaaaaatggcaattaattaaaagcttCCTGTAAGTAATATGAGATTTAGATTATtgctaaaaaatatgttttttaaatgattttagttAAAGGAATGCGGTAGACGAATACTAAgatattttcaacattaaaatgacagtaaaaacaaattttagtcAGACTAGTTActtgataagtttttttactGGTTCTTAGAATATGTATACtacattatattgtttaactcAAATAACACTTCCAGCTTTGCTTCTGAATACATATCATTAATTCTCTTCACttcttttatatgattatCATAAATTACGTAAACGTAAAGTAACTTGGTTGCAGATGACGCCAGCCGTGctgtactaattataatatactataatccttagaatattttttatgactgatCATAATTAACTATAATACTGAACTGttctaattttgtaatggcaacatttaagtatcaaactgtatttgaaaattagaaaaattggCTTCAGCCTTTTTGTAAGCCATTACAGGAAGTGACGCTGaacattgaaaaacaaatctgAAGCTGTATCTCGAATACAAGAACAGGTCAtcgtatatatttgataaggTTTCATCCCTCTTAACAcagttattaacaaaaatatctgaGAATAGTTGAGGTACATTAATTTCACTTCGTATGATATAACGTCATCTCGttgtagtaatttttttataaataaaatgtacccATGCccttaatttgataaaatactttattggATGTCAAAAAAGTATGGTATTCCATTCTCAGGTGAAgctattaaatacattaatacaaaactaAGAAACTGTATCGGATTTGCCTACATAATATTGCAAAAagtcatgaaaatataataatgttattaagaaAAGCTTGTATTTATGCATTTGCTGTGCATTTACGTGCACACATTCGGAACGAATATGAAATCTCAATGTTTGGAGTAGggtaaaatttgaaataagaatCCAAGCAAGATCATATgcgttgaataaaatttaaataaaacagtctGCAGAGATCAACGTAgttgtaatgtatttattattaaaaaataaattaaattaaataaaaaaaaaaaacgatctATTAAGCTGTACATATTCACAGTTGACTTTATTTAAGTATCAcagattcataaaattaaatttataaatagtttttatatattatctataagactgttaggattttttttttgttcttttatatttctcgGCGAGCTCAATACCTGTAAAAAAGATGTCTGACTTTAGTTGCTTgtcaaattatacatttaatcaaACACGTGCGACaacaattttgattaaatattagaataataatttagcaTCGAGCAAATTGCATGTACGTATGATGGGTGTCGCAATATGATTTTCGTGATTGTGAAGacgcaaatattttattaactcgCTGTTCATGTGATTCGAGGGATAGTCGACCTTTTCTACACTGATATTATGTTCATAATAGTATGAACTTATATTATTCGTATTTAATTGAACTTTAAATTTGATGTCGTAAGATTTACTACAGGTAtgtgtattatttacataaccaAAATTCATATAGATTAcctatatatatgacatatttgttttttattccacactattatgaatataagcTGTATCTTTAGGATTTCGCTTAGATTTTAATCCAAATTATTCTACTACAAACTTCATTGatacctaaaaatatatttcttgtaacATGTTCGTTAATATCTtaccttaaaaatatcacCGCAGTTGATTTTTCTCGGTTCAATGTTTCCCTCTTAACTATTCATAATCCGATCTCTACAAACATAAACTAATTCACTAACACATTTAAACTGAGGCTTAATTCAAAGCCTTCATAGTCCCTTACAACTATTCCATCGTAGAATCAGCAAACATACCTGAAACAACgtaaaatagtatttactatcttaattaaaaactttagttCACTCATCGATTTTCAGTCTATGATATGAgactgatttaatattaaagaatataataaaaccttcttGATGCACCTGGACCTAGACCTGGTCGTGtgcttcaaaaaaaaaaaaaaaaaacaaaaaaaaaacacgtccTATTCtgattaaattctattttcaaatatttgctGGTTTTATTGAAAGCAAGATAATTCGTTATTTTCAAAgtgaaatgatattatttatgtattttttaaaatattctatatttttcagaCATATTACAATAAACCCGCGtgtaaatcattatatatttaataggcACATCGTTTGCGTGATACattttacttcaataaaaaggttaattgatgtcatattaataagaaaatctcaacttattatagttaatttgaataaagtggacgttattaatgaataattacattggaattattttatagtgtttaatgatatatgaattaattaactaattgTGGacaatgttttcataaaaatattatgctttgaaaaaaaatatataataggtatttattaaaataacgcaatgaaaaaaaaaagaaatttctcCATGTAGgtgaaaacgtaataaattaatagatttatctCATGatgaatagtttaaattaactcgattgatttatattttttttaaatttaatcttttgtCTAGTACTTTGGATTccatagaaaatttttatgtgttgCTAAAAATAGGTTTCTTTGACCAAATAATCAAAAACTTGAGGTTAAagcgttaattttatatcatataaataatgaacacTATTTAAGTACcaagtattgtttttttacttgtttgtACCATTTCCTACGTCTACTGGATTCCTATATGTTTTTTCATGaactttttttcttaaaggtctaccaaatgaaaattattaatgagaatttttttataattttacttcgaTACTGAAGTATTTAGTGTAGCTTAcggatattttgtaataaaatgttttttggaTTATACTGCCAAAAGCTTTTTTCTGTTCTGTGCTATACACAGTATGTACACTCGTATAGTGCTAAGTTAATCATTATTTGCATAATTTGTCTCTGTGGAGAAacttatttcattcataaattatttccatGCCTTATAATCTGGTATTCAAACAGGAAAATTTTGCTAGAAAGTCGCTGTGGACCATTTTGATttcgtatttaatttgattgattGGTGCTGTCAGATCGAAAGTCGACATTTCATAGCACATTGGTttccaattaataaataagatatcaCGAAATGACTGCGGTAGGACATTACgccatttttttacatatatgagATATAATGAAACTTTATATGCTGTTCCTTAATAGCATCAAAGCCATCTGCTATGTGAAGTCCAAACTTTTTGACACAGACATTCTGGTGGGTCtcttataattatagttatgtttttattgctAAGTACTATGCTTTTAATGTTAccaaaacaatacatttggAAATAAAGTTGAATTGTTGAATCGTTTTATGTAGTTCAATAAACATTGGTTACCAAGAATTGTATGTCTAACGTACCAGCATTCGTAATATAtcttaatgtatgtaatggTAACTCTTTGTCACCTGAAACATTTTTCGTCTTAAGTTATTCTGATTTCTCTCTTAACTTTTATCTTACGATCTATGAGAACTTATAAGAACTTAAGTAAACGTACTCGGATAACttaacttttacattttagcaactaaatatttaaatattttcaacttttaagTAATATGCATTTTGGTAAAGAatcttaaacataaaaaaaactttgttgtTTTTTCCGGATTAAATGTTGATCTTTGTGTAAtgactatattttttcgtCTAATTTCAAAAGCAATTTTCTttaacgtttaaaattttcactcaCCATTCATGAGTTAAGAGTGTAGTGTGAAAATTGACTGGTGTCTCTCCAAGTCCATAGAGGTGGTAAGCAGGACTGTTGTAAATTGGCCAGTAGTTCGGCGTGGTAGCGTTGGGCTGCTAGCAGATATGGCGCCGGGGGCAATGGCATTGGACAATGGGGCTGAACTACTGGGGGTGATGGAGAGGAACGTCTAGGCTCTGGCTCCAGTAACGCGTCTATAGTAAACGCCCGGCGTGGTCTAGGCAGGGTGGGTAATAAAGCAGCTGTATCAGGCGCCTCCGGAGTCTCTGGACTGAGCCTCGGACATAAAGTCACGCTAGGTGCATATATCCCGGATGACATATTCCCCGAAGCGGTTCCAGCCTGACGAGCTAGAAATGCCCGGTTGAAACTTGCCAGGGCTGCCAATTCCGCATTCAAACTATCTTTTTCACCTTTGTGAAGCTTGAACCGTTTCCTGCGTCTCAATAGCGAACCATTCTCGAACATATCAAAGGCCTGTGGATGGAGAGTCCAGTACGCGCCCTTACCAGGACGATCAGGGCGCCGAGGAACCTTTACAAAGCAATCGTTGAACGAGAGATTGTGACGCAACGAATTTTGCCATCGCTGAGTATTACGTCTGTAATATGGGAACCTGTCAGTGATGAACCGGTATATCTCTGACAGCGGCAGCATCCTCTCCGGTGAGCTCCAGATGGCCATGGCGGTGAGTGCGATGTACGAAAACGGCGGTTTCTGGTCTCCGTAAGATTCGCGAGTCGGCCGCGGCATCGTTTATCGCCTCGGCTATCCGTAAATGTCGTGTGTCACGTCCGTTATGTTACAAGTGACAGCACGTCTCTCACTGGTAGATATGTGATAAGGACTAAGCGAGCGCTCGGTCTCGGAGCCGCTCGTCGCCGGGCGGAGTCAATCGCCATACGCACCGCCCTGCAAGTACAGGCCAATCGCTCGCCTCTCactttgtttgttgtttttgtcGGCTCCGGACCCGTTACAgaagaatttaaattgttatcacGTTTACATTATACGAAATTTATTCGACATCGACACTCGAGCTTGTTTCGAAATTGCAATACTTAAAGTTGGTACCTATTGATGGGAGAGCTGAAATGATTGGTGATGATCATTATTAATAGATGTAGGCAGAGCTCATTTCATACTGAATTGTTAACAATGTCGAAGGCACTTCCCATCGTTGTGAGTTTGAtgtgtatgtaattataaagattttgttaCGTAAACTTTGTGtactataaacaaaacatgcaTCTATTACTATCAATGAGTACCGATGTGTAttgagaattatataaaaaaatattaaattaaaaaaagggagttaaatagaaaacaaatattactaatgaagtaaaattttaaaaatgaattaacttAGGTACAATATTCTTTACAgtttttccaaatatttttttttgataaaattgtaagactgattgattatattatatactaccTACCTGTTAagttatagtaaattattttttcataaatacagATTGAAACTTATGGcggtaaaatttaaatacgatttcatttttaaactacaaataGATACACGAAGAAGAACTTTCCTTTTATTAAAGAGTTGACttttgattttgttaattacaattaattcgtgattataacttataaatctatattttttattaaatttatttacaagtatatatacaaaaagtcactagaaataaaaaacgtaattagaataaaataataataataaattattataagtataaaaaatttatgtatatatattttttttacgtataatataatagtatagattttatttatcgttttttaatttatctatagGTACGTATGCTGTCAGTCAACTCGACTTGATGGCCGCGAGCCTCGTTTGGGAAGTGATTTAAGATCACTATGAAACCTAGTTAGGTAGGCATTTAGTTTATTGGATATGCCCTTACATTTGTGCCGGGTACTATCTCACTTCACTTACTTATAAGGCTCCATTAATTTAAAGAGTAGTTGAATAAATTCAAACTAATTTCAAAAGGTATGCACTATGCAGTACGGTCCTTATATCAAGAatgagttaaaattttaataaggcAGGTTAAGATAAGGAAATAgagatttaattcaaattaattaattgtcataAGAAGTTAGCAAAGGAATTTGTGGATTCTGTCTCACTTGTAACCTTTATAGTGGCATAAAAGAAGCGTAATTTTAGATAcctacttttatatttctgtcCCTAAAACTTTtgctttgtataaaattatcgtaacaaaatatatagtataagatacaatatatatatatatatatatatatatatatatatatatatatatatatatatatataaatctccggtcctatttttttaagttgacAGGGAAagatcttaatattataatttaactaacCAAGTATGAAATGTAAAAGTGATTTCCATTTGAATCGTTTAAAGCGTTTACTATACTCTGCATCTTAACTAAGGTTCTGTACCTGTGGGTAATCGCTAATGTGTTTCCCCACAGCTCAAGCAATGGCTGCAGATAAgaatttcaaaacatattgatatatatttttctcatctTTGTAcagttttaatgatatttttttaatagaagctGAAGTACGGAATTGTTGGTTGGCTTATTTTACCTACATATCGTCCGAATACCCAACATAATTGCACAATAAACTTTCAACTTTGTACGTTCTGAGACGTTGGTACctcgaaaaaataataagtcaaCACCACTCTCATACaacttaaagtatataaacttataataataataataatatatcgcACGTacgttacaaaattttacataggattcgtcaataaaataaagtatagtaattttttctcTGCTCTTTGCAAATCAGGCGTGTCTAATGGTGGGCGCGCACTTGTGCCGATTTAATAGCGCGTGTCTTCTGTAGACTGTACCCAAACAATAGTACACATTACTTTTGGATACTTTAGctagtttaatttatgttattcgGTTCGTTACACtcatatttctttatgttatatttatagaattactttcaatacattaactgtatatatactattttaaacgCTAACAGTTGCTTGTGTAcgatttttttactatagaaATGGCAATGTTTACAAAATGCATAGTAACCATGAAATAATAGGGAAGAGTTTAAGATATTGTTAATTGAATATACCTATGTAACATAACTATGAACTGCTCCGAGTAGCTGCGCCCGAGGTCCCGGATGCTACGGAGGCATCAAGCAATTCCCTTTTgacttacaatataaattatatgacgtAAATGTCTGTCGGTTAGCACAAATGTCTAACAAAAATCCACACatccatatatttaatacccTAGTATTATTAACGTaagtacaatattaaataataatattaaatttctgcTCTTTTTTGCGATATACGTAACTAACTACATGAACGTGTCAAATCTCGCACTCCTgacttcattttataaatggcTACAAAGCGCTAACGTCATGAGAGTATTGGCATACAATACGTAGTTTTAAAcaagtttagatttaaatacataaatgtcAATAATTTCTCTTTCAGATATCACTGGAGGCTGATCGAAAAGCGCTTTCTCTATGtcagaaattttaatgtacttaacattcatatatatataaacaccaAAGTGTTCGATTCAGTCTATGCGACAGAGAAGATTGTCCGCGTCTGCGCAAATGGGtccattaaattcaatatcaatGCTGCGTCGCTTCCCTGGCCATGTAATTTAGAGGTATTAAAGAATCTTCAAGAGCCCAACTAACACAATCCCTTATTATGGTGCACTAAGAATTTTTACAATACGTTAGCAACATTGTAACAATCATACACTTTGCTTTCTAATACGAATGCCATATAATAATGTGcacctatatatatttatgacagtGTTAATAGTGCTGATGTTCTATAGACACGAGAGTGCTTTGTCCTCCACGCGTTACCAGATTTGTTTATGAAACTGCTATCTGTCTAAACTTGCTATGTTTGGTGACGATTATATGGAAGGTTTTTCCAAGGTAAAAAAGTTTCttcaattaacaaaaattatatgacagtCGGCCATATAACTTACGAGTTATCAAAATGGTTATCATTGTAACATCTTCAtgttctctctctctcttctcTCTCTCAAGTCTCCATGTCATAGGtatgtcataatatattacagaacTGGTAAATTTTTCCTGGCGTTGAACGTAGTAGGATTTAATCtaactatgattttaattggttaaaatttttgagtatgttttaagttaaattttataaatacttagtCTTCCACAACTACGTTTATACTTACGAgtacacaaaatattacatttttaatctgtaatttGTATACTGttgttcattgttttttttttttgagcgCCAATATATTCTGaaaccttttattatatattataatgtagtgTTGTGATGAAAAGAACTGATAAAGTAGGTGTGGAAAAAATAACGATTTGTAAAATCCTCCATACATTTGGTatcaatcaaatatttgtttattgcaATAGGTACCTAAAATGAAATTTCCTCTCTTTGTAACGGATGTATATGATAAGCATACATACATGATAATATCtacaaaactataaatttgaactctataatataggtatataatataagtaatatatttacaaatgaatCAGATGCGATGTAATATGAATTCTATTGTATTGCGTATACGTAACAAGTTAGTGgacagtattaaaataaaaaaaaaaatcaatatatacacGTCCGTGCGAAGGTATCTTTAAACACATCGGACACTAAAGATACCCATTCGGAACATAATTTTCTCAAAAGACGCCGGGCGCATCACAGAGCAGATCGTAGCACCTCATTGGCTAATGACTTCTTTGTAAGCGCCGACGCCAAACGGACGTTGGGAACATCTCGTTATTAAGTGTGAATTCTACAAATTGTTCACAAATATTTGCGTCTAcctgttagttttttttttcatcgacCACTGGTTATATTCGCCGTGACGAAATCAAGGACGCCATAAAAGCTGCCGATTAAGCATGGTGAATCAAATACATCTAGCAGTACCTACCCGCCTAATGGATTTACAATGGGAAAAGAATTACTGTGGAACAGTTTGGTaggtttttgtaattaatatctgtTCTGTGCTAGATTGGATGTTctctaacaaatttttaattgaacagTAAAGTATGGggatctttttaattattttttttaattggctGTACATATACAACACACACTCACTTAAATATGGAGTCCCCTTAAAATGTTctgcattttttataagatataatttctCATATAATGTTGTGTTATGAAGGTCTAGATTCTAGAGctttgagattatttttttttaatctctgttagaaaatatttcatatagcggatatagaaattaaatcgaaaatataaatcaatgagTACCAACGAGATAAAAGTATCGCGTATCTGAAAAACAGAAACACGATCGTCTTCTTTAATTGAGAAGTGAATTTCAAAGATGAGAATCTTGTGCTAGAAAGTATTTGCCGAAGAACTGAGAATTAAAATGACTTACTGTCACAGTTTCATCAAATATCACATGTTAATGACCTAGAAATGTTGTGGGATTTGGAAGAGAAAAGTTTAAAACGCTGTCAgataggtacatatatatggaaataatattttaatatattgtaagttGGCGTTAAAACTATCACATTCTTCCAAAAAAAGACTTATAGGATACCTTAATTCTCAATCGGAACTAATTTATAAACCTCCATTAATTACGTCAAAATGGGAGACATcacgtattttaaatacatgtcAAGTTAGGAAGTAAAAATAGGTTGTGCGAGAGTAATGTTagtttttgtcaaaataaatttttttaacgttcCGAGGGAATGTAGTGAAGTATGTTCGAAGCCTAATCAATTATTTGATTGACCCGATAAGTCCAAGATAACTCCATGTCTATCTTATCTAATGGGCGCTTAAGCGTTCCTTGAAGCGGAGCTGTTGTCATAAATAAGAAAGTGCCAAAGCTCGGAAATCGTTTTATATCACGATTGTTTATTACCAGTTATTAATGTCTGTGGTTTAatagaattcattttaaaaccgTAACACTTTCCCACTCATATGTAATTGTTCACTGCGTACATAAATGCTAGGTAACAACAGCGACTatacaatttgaaataattaatttgttatccttgatgtatataaaaaaataaattaaatagcataTGTGTTGGCTTATGGTTTAAGTGAACCTAGTAAAGATGAGTGTCcattaatagttttacaaaatatttcaatatgtcACTCAAGAGTCTGTGACTTTCCCAAGGATCTGACTGCAGTTGATTGGCCACGTATGGTCTTAGGGCTAGGCGAATTAAATGTTCTTACTCCTTGTAATTATGACGTAAAATTTTGACGATAACTTCACAATTACTTTAAGTCATTACTTCAAGCGATGAAGAAGTATTATAGGTGTAGTACGCTCTAAGATTAAATCCTAggatttataacttatttctcCCTATATCAGTCCATTGGGGTATGTAGATCGGTGCTACATAGTCTTCggatgtaatatatatatatatagtaattgtataataattcttaatcaaaatttacttttaattgaaactatcCCCAAAGACATGGATCtaagacatttttaaattgaacgcGTCGAAAACTCTtagtatattatgtatataatttaaaattccta
Protein-coding regions in this window:
- the LOC116779036 gene encoding fork head domain-containing protein FD4-like, producing the protein MPRPTRESYGDQKPPFSYIALTAMAIWSSPERMLPLSEIYRFITDRFPYYRRNTQRWQNSLRHNLSFNDCFVKVPRRPDRPGKGAYWTLHPQAFDMFENGSLLRRRKRFKLHKGEKDSLNAELAALASFNRAFLARQAGTASGNMSSGIYAPSVTLCPRLSPETPEAPDTAALLPTLPRPRRAFTIDALLEPEPRRSSPSPPVVQPHCPMPLPPAPYLLAAQRYHAELLANLQQSCLPPLWTWRDTSQFSHYTLNS